The Hydrotalea sp. genomic interval AAAAAAAAATTAAATTATGCCTGGTTGGCATGGGCGGTGTTGGCATTGGCCGGCGGGCACAATGGTGGCGCGCAGGCGGCGGTGAAAAACGGATTTTATGTAAACCCAACTATCAACCTTATCTTCATTGATAAAAACCTTACCAAGGGTTTGGGCAATGTTGGTTTCGGCGGCGGCGGCGGTTTGGGGTTGGGTTACCAAATCAACAACTTCCTTATCGATTTTAATGTTGATTACCAATATCATGGTGGCGACGACACGGTTAATCAAATCACATCGGCCTATGGCACCGTTTGGTTAAACGCGGCCGCGGCATTCAACGGGGTATACACGGCCGCACGGGCGGCTGGGCAAAGCACCACCACCGCGAAAATAACCGCCGCAAAAGCGGTTGAAACGCAGTTAAACACCAATGGCACAAAATTATTTTTGACCAATGCCGGTGCGGCCAACGGCACCACCCCGGGCACGGCGGTTACAACCACCATTAAAAATAGCGAGGAGTTTATCCCCGTCACCCTGGGCGTAAGATACCTTATCCCCTTAATGGCCGGCGGTAAATTAAGCATCACCCCCGGCATCGCCGGCGGTTTGTGGATTCACACCGGAAAACGCGACACCACCCACGTTATCGGCACGGGTGCCAATGCATTCACCACCGGGTCCACCGACAATGCCATTGAAGCAAAAGCCGTTGTCGTGCCGAGTTTGTCGTTCGATTACGCGCCATTGCAAAACTTGACCATCAGCCTGAGCGGTAAATTTTATATCGTGCCGGGCGGATACGGCGATTCCTATTTATCCTCCACCCTGGCCTCCGCCAACGCGACCGCGAAAAATAACACCAATATTGCCGGCGACGCCGTGGCTGGTTACTTGGCCAACCGCAATTTGTTACCGCTTGGTTTACCGCCCACCTATACCGACATCACCAAAACCTTCTGGTATGGTGGCATTAACCTTGGCGTGCAATACACCTTCTAATTATTTGCTTAAAAAAAAATTAAGCGATTGCTTTGCCCTCACGCAGCGTAAGCGTGCGCTCAAGCAACAAAGTGATAGCGCAATCAAGTTGCGCGAATAAATTGCGCAAAACCCCGCCGGAAGCAATTCCAGCGGGGTTTTTTTTATACTTGCGGGATTTCCAATTTTGTTGTAAAAACAACCCAAGGTTAAAAAATCAAATATAAAAATAATGACCAATAAAAATACAACCATTACCGTTAGTCATAATAATGTTGCCGTCACCGCGCGACCAGGCGGTGCCCACCTCAGCAGTCAGAATAAAAAAATTATCGAATATGGCATGGAAAGAATGTTTCGTGAATACAGCAATTGTTTAAAAAAATTGGCAAAAGAATAATCGTGATGGGTCGCCAGTAAATGAATGATGAAGAAACAAAACCCATCACTATTTTCGATGTTGAATATATAGTATTTTCTTATGCGCAAAAATTCTTATCGCATGATGAAGCCATACCTGATTTTCACACGCGTTACCCAGGAAAATTAGAAAGTTGTTTGGCAACACCATTTCAAGGATTCGGCGGGGCTGACCTTTATCCAACCTTTTTAGAAAAATCGGCTATTCTTTTTTACATCATGGTAAAAAACCATCCGTTTCAAAATGGTAATAAAAGATTAGCAATAGCCGCCCTATTGATTTTTTTACTCCTTAATAATAAATGGTTGAGTGCCAGTGATGACGAACTTTATAACTTTACGAAAGACGTCGCCAAAAGCGATGCCACAAAAAAAGATGAGGAATTAAAAAGCATTAACCAATTCATTGGCAACCATATTATACAGCTGGAGGTCTCGCTCGATGCCACAAAAAAATAAAAATGATGTTGTAATTGTCGCCGGTAAACGCACCGCGATTGGTTCGTTCTTGGGGGCTTTATCCCCCTTGGCGGCACACCAATTGGCCGCGCCGGTTATTGCCGCGGTGTTGCAATCGGCCGGCTTAAGCCGTGATAAATTTGACCAATTGGGCGAGGTTATTTTGGGGCAAATCCTAACCGCCGCCCAGGGCCAGGGCCCCGCGCGCCAGGCCGCCATGGCCGCCGGCATCCCCCAGGAAATTCCCGCCATGGGTATTAATTTATTATGCGGTTCGGGGTTAAAGGCCGTGGCCGTGGCGCATAATTATATAAAATCCGGCACCCACAATATGGTGGTCGCCGGCGGCATGGAATCAATGAGCCGCGCCCCACATGCCGTGCTGATGCGTGCCGGCCTGGCCGATGCAATAAAAATGGGCAATGGCAAATTGGTCGATACCATGATAAGCGACGCCTTGACCTGCGCCTTTCACCATTATCACATGGGGCAAACCGCCGAAAATGTTGCGGCGATGTTCGGCATTACCCGCACGGCGCAGGACGAATTTGCCCTGACCAGCCAACACCGGGCGCGCCAAGCCATCGACAGCGGTGCGTTTAAAAATGAAATCGTGCCAATAACAATAAAGGGGAAAAAAGGCGATGTGGTTTTTTCAACCGACGAATACCCGCGCGACACCACCGCCGAAAAATTGGTGGCGTTAAAACCAGCATTTGTGAGGGAGGGCGGCACCGTCACCGCTGGCAATGCATCGGGCATTAACGACGGCGCGGCGGCATTGTTGCTGGCGCGGCGCGACGTGGCGGAATCGTTAAACATGAAACCGCTGTTCACCATTTTGGCGCACGCCACGGTGGGGGTTGACCCGGCGGTTATGGGCATTGGGCCCATCGCCGCCAGCAAACAGGCGGTGGAAAAATCTGGCCTCACCATCGGCGACATCGATTTGGTCGAATCGAACGAGGCCTTTGCCGCGCAAAGCCTGGCGGTTATCAAGGAATTGGGGCTCGACAAAACCCGCGTCAATATCAACGGCGGGGCGATTGCCCTGGGCCACCCGGTTGGCGCGTCGGGCGCGCGGATATTGGTAACATTAATGCACGGCCTGGCGGCGCGCGGCGCGCGTTACGGCCTGGCGACATTATGCGTTGGCGGCGGCATGGGCGTGGCCATGGTGATAGAACGGGATTAACCCACCCTGCGCCCTTGCATCGGGTTATATCGGGTTACATCGGCGATAATACTGAAAAAAAGCACAAAAAAAACGGCGGTCATAAATAACCGCCGTTTTTTTTTAAATATTAAAATTTTTTATTAGAACCGATAATTCGTGCCAACGGTCAACGCACCATACCATAGGAGTTTATCGTCCGGCAAAGCAATCGCCCCATTCGTGGCAACGGCGGCCTTGGCGCTGTCGCTGTAAAGATCGTTATAACCATTAAACACAAAATAAAATTTGCCGGCCGCCGTTATCGTCAGGTTATCGGTAATGGCGTAATCCATTTGAACCTTTGGCACCAACAGGCCACGGGCGACAAAACCCTTATCATTAAATTCCGTGGTTGGCGAAAATGTTTTGTTCACCGCATACAGCATCACCCCGCCACCGACGCCAATTGTGGTGTCGATGCTTTGCAAAAATGGAAAGGTATAATTGATACCGGTGTAAATTGGAATCAAGCTTTCGCCCACCGTGGCGGTTTGTGGCGTGCCGGCAACCACTTGCGACAGGTTACTGCCGCCCATGTAATGCCAATCAATCGCGGTTTCCCATTGCCAAGCGTCAAATTGATAACCAAAACCAAGCGAAACACCGCCGCCAATGCCAATTTTCCCCGTGCCA includes:
- a CDS encoding type II toxin-antitoxin system death-on-curing family toxin — encoded protein: MNDEETKPITIFDVEYIVFSYAQKFLSHDEAIPDFHTRYPGKLESCLATPFQGFGGADLYPTFLEKSAILFYIMVKNHPFQNGNKRLAIAALLIFLLLNNKWLSASDDELYNFTKDVAKSDATKKDEELKSINQFIGNHIIQLEVSLDATKK
- a CDS encoding acetyl-CoA C-acetyltransferase codes for the protein MPQKNKNDVVIVAGKRTAIGSFLGALSPLAAHQLAAPVIAAVLQSAGLSRDKFDQLGEVILGQILTAAQGQGPARQAAMAAGIPQEIPAMGINLLCGSGLKAVAVAHNYIKSGTHNMVVAGGMESMSRAPHAVLMRAGLADAIKMGNGKLVDTMISDALTCAFHHYHMGQTAENVAAMFGITRTAQDEFALTSQHRARQAIDSGAFKNEIVPITIKGKKGDVVFSTDEYPRDTTAEKLVALKPAFVREGGTVTAGNASGINDGAAALLLARRDVAESLNMKPLFTILAHATVGVDPAVMGIGPIAASKQAVEKSGLTIGDIDLVESNEAFAAQSLAVIKELGLDKTRVNINGGAIALGHPVGASGARILVTLMHGLAARGARYGLATLCVGGGMGVAMVIERD